The following coding sequences lie in one Silene latifolia isolate original U9 population chromosome 5, ASM4854445v1, whole genome shotgun sequence genomic window:
- the LOC141655131 gene encoding uncharacterized protein LOC141655131, which produces MNAEKTSIMLLEKYWWMINMRDDQGKTALDYAKKANALWLVNLLSKPSLIQKEEFDWIEACKRDENPAVFAFIETCEDLQRDCRLKKDTPLHHIKLNTYTDCLKFLKNPFITELKNMVDHDGETALHRALERKDLYFSKALLLDDEVKKTIEDNDDRTAMDVLAELCKKHDDWDKMCNEIKVNPELKTSYIQAGTNLDQIRSTLSVVAALLATITFAAGFTLPGGLNSDSGEALLAKKAGFLVFLLADVYAMCTSMFVLFSLIWSMVSETDMARLLVDRSVTLLMHSLYGTLLTFIAGIYTVIAHSSLWAAILVLVMCSIVGITANRTFLHKVIAKLIPAAYREKKDKTQMVGEEGKLEIKIVKEDEKKIE; this is translated from the exons ATGAATGCAGAGAAAACCAGCATAATGTTGCTCGAAAAATACTGGTGGATGATAAATATGCGTGATGATCAAGGAAAGACGGCGCTCGACTATGCCAAGAAAGCAAATGCTCTATGGCTAGTAAATTTATTGAGTAAACCTTCTCTGATACAAAAAGAAGAATTTGATTGGATTGAAGCCTGTAAAAGAGACGAGAACCCCGCTGTTTTTGCCTTTATTGAAACATGCGAAGATCTGCAAAGGGATTGTCGCCTAAAAAAAGACACTCCCTTGCATCATATAAAACTAAACACTTATACAGACTGCCTTAAATTCCTTAAAAATCCATTCATCACTGAGCTGAAGAATATGGTTGATCATGATGGCGAAACTGCGTTACACCGTGCACTGGAGAGAAAGGATTTGTATTTTTCTAAGGCACTTCTACTTGATGATGAGGTCAAGAAGACCATCGAAGACAATGATGACAGAACTGCCATGGATGTACTGGCCGAACTTTGTAAGAAACATGACGATTGG GACAAAATGTGCAATGAAATCAAAGTGAATCCAGAGCTGAAAACATCATATATTCAAGCAGGGACTAATCTAGATCAAATAAGAAGCACCCTCTCGGTTGTTGCTGCTCTTTTAGCGACGATTACATTCGCCGCCGGATTCACCCTTCCCGGTGGCCTTAATAGTGACAGTGGGGAAGCCCTTCTTGCAAAGAAAGCAGGTTTCTTGGTATTTTTATTGGCGGATGTTTATGCAATGTGTACTTCCATGTTTGTCTTgttctccttgatctggtctatGGTTTCAGAAACCGATATGGCTCGGTTATTGGTCGATCGAAGTGTAACCTTACTAATGCATTCCTTGTATGGCACCTTGCTGACATTTATAGCTGGCATTTACACCGTAATAGCACACAGCTCCTTATGGGCAGCCATTCTTGTCTTGGTCATGTGTTCGATCGTTGGAATCACGGCAAATCGAACCTTTTTGCATAAG GTGATTGCCAAATTAATTCCTGCAGCATACAGAGAAAAGAAAGATAAGACGCAGATGGTCGGAGAAGAG GGAAAGCTGGAGATCAAAATTGTGAAAGAGGACGAGAAGAAAATCGAATAG